In Desulfomonilia bacterium, one genomic interval encodes:
- a CDS encoding ABC transporter ATP-binding protein: MDQFSIEIKDLNKTFGRVEALKNVSIDIPGGRITGLLGPNGAGKTTLIKAMAGAVRPSSGRISVFSQDPVKMRKELRKKIGYMPQNPSIYEDLSARENITFFAGLHGLDNPETRAENILEFTGLADRADDAVHTFSGGMKKRVSLACALVHDPELIFLDEPTAAIDPVLRKKFWEMFRHLADAGKTVIISTHLMDEALHCDMLALLSEGQVLLYASPEVILEKGRTEIGIGMRQKSLNRIIDSNPESMAEALHEYGLSREVKSIEIKKPDIEKVFLELMEGR, encoded by the coding sequence ATGGATCAGTTTTCAATTGAAATAAAAGACTTAAATAAAACGTTCGGCAGGGTCGAGGCCTTGAAAAATGTATCCATAGATATACCAGGTGGGAGGATAACCGGCCTTCTCGGACCCAACGGGGCGGGAAAGACCACGCTTATCAAGGCTATGGCAGGCGCGGTCAGACCCTCTTCGGGCAGAATCTCAGTCTTTTCTCAAGACCCTGTCAAAATGAGAAAAGAGCTTCGTAAAAAAATCGGTTATATGCCGCAGAATCCGTCCATATACGAAGACCTGAGCGCAAGAGAAAATATAACATTCTTTGCCGGGCTTCATGGTCTGGATAATCCGGAAACAAGAGCGGAAAACATTCTTGAATTCACCGGGCTTGCTGACAGGGCCGATGATGCAGTTCATACATTTTCAGGCGGCATGAAGAAGAGGGTTTCCCTTGCCTGTGCTCTGGTGCATGATCCCGAACTCATCTTCCTGGATGAACCCACTGCTGCAATAGACCCTGTGCTCAGAAAAAAATTCTGGGAGATGTTCAGACATCTGGCGGATGCCGGCAAGACCGTAATCATCAGTACTCACCTGATGGACGAGGCTCTTCATTGCGACATGCTGGCGCTGTTATCAGAGGGGCAGGTACTGTTATACGCTTCGCCGGAGGTGATTCTGGAGAAGGGCCGGACTGAAATCGGTATCGGCATGAGGCAAAAGTCCTTAAACAGAATTATCGACAGCAATCCCGAAAGCATGGCTGAAGCGCTTCACGAATACGGACTTTCGCGAGAGGTCAAATCAATTGAGATAAAAAAACCGGACATCGAGAAAGTTTTTCTCGAACTGATGGAAGGCAGATGA